A genome region from Vanessa cardui chromosome 24, ilVanCard2.1, whole genome shotgun sequence includes the following:
- the LOC124540165 gene encoding protein FAM183A-like, with the protein MGRDVKCTFGTRMAIDIHMLNEMIYREVKHFRNYKIYRPNFGSIPVTGKFYAAHDQLKAESKEQTEKVDNYHHNVAQTRAKGPHSKYPSPATENQVYGWYDKPLVPMDRNDRRFYHPKRESLHTKIEIVILMSNPKNRK; encoded by the exons ATGGGCAGAGACGTAAAATGCACATTTGGCACCCGCATGGCAATAGATATTCATATGCTAAATGAAATGATATACAGAGAAGTCAAGCACTTccgtaactataaaatatacaggCCTAATTTTGGAT CAATTCCGGTAACTGGTAAATTCTACGCGGCCCATGATCAGTTAAAAGCAGAATCGAAGGAACAAACCGAGAAAGTTGATAACTACCATCACAACGTCGCTCAGACCAGGGCTAAGGGCCCGCATAGCAAGTATCCCTCGCCGGCCACCGAGAACCAAGT GTACGGTTGGTATGATAAACCTCTAGTTCCAATGGACCGCAACGATCGTCGATTCTATCATCCAAAGAGGGAAAGCTTACATACCAAGATCGAAATTGTTATCCTTATGTCAAATCCTAAgaacagaaaataa